A DNA window from uncultured Methanoregula sp. contains the following coding sequences:
- a CDS encoding DUF5611 family protein, with translation MQEYPIKRGLTKDLETRAAAELKACFGVEPEKTTKGFRIRFGALKRLDVTIGAGSKSVIIDTESDLSANDELIIDTNKRFRKYLDAVTGFSTKERVKRAKSVEE, from the coding sequence ATGCAAGAATACCCAATAAAGCGCGGGCTCACCAAAGACCTCGAAACCAGGGCGGCAGCGGAACTTAAAGCCTGTTTTGGTGTGGAGCCGGAGAAGACGACCAAGGGATTCAGGATCAGATTCGGTGCGCTCAAGCGCCTGGACGTGACCATCGGGGCCGGCAGCAAATCGGTCATCATCGACACCGAGTCCGACCTGAGTGCAAACGACGAGCTCATCATCGATACCAACAAGCGTTTCCGGAAGTACCTCGACGCGGTGACCGGGTTCTCCACCAAGGAACGGGTCAAGCGGGCTAAGAGCGTCGAGGAGTAA
- the rpoA2 gene encoding DNA-directed RNA polymerase subunit A'': MPLAEKYDKKIESAALPQKTKDQLRQFLAEKEITESQFKQILERVLNEYQSTRIEACEAVGVIAAQSIGEPGTQMTMRTFHYAGVAEINVTLGLPRLIEIMDARKEPSTPTMTVYLEAEYGNDRDKAREVSWQIEAAPLHEFGDITTDMENMQVVVHLNTKVCDKRKITPAEIMEVGPKKIRDRRHYRDFEHEIDEANATIIFSPKDKESYQNLFQLAEHVRNVIVQGIDDILRVVVRKETGEYILYTEGSNLKDVFDVVGVDTTRTRTNNISEIASVLGVEAARNAIIHEAVSTLNEQGILVDVRHLMLVSDMMCMEGEVKQIGRHGIAGEKESVLSRAAFEVTVNHLLDAAVANEVDELSGVTENVIVGQPILLGTGDVKLIAVRQHNN; this comes from the coding sequence ATGCCGCTTGCTGAAAAGTACGACAAGAAGATCGAATCCGCTGCTCTTCCCCAGAAGACCAAGGACCAGCTGAGGCAGTTCCTTGCAGAGAAGGAGATAACGGAATCCCAGTTCAAACAGATCCTCGAACGGGTCCTGAACGAATACCAGTCAACGAGGATTGAGGCCTGCGAGGCGGTCGGCGTCATCGCTGCCCAGTCCATCGGTGAACCCGGCACGCAGATGACGATGCGTACCTTCCACTACGCTGGTGTCGCTGAGATTAACGTTACCCTGGGTCTCCCGCGTCTCATCGAGATCATGGATGCAAGGAAAGAGCCCAGCACGCCAACGATGACCGTCTATCTCGAAGCCGAGTACGGCAATGACCGTGACAAGGCCCGGGAAGTCTCCTGGCAGATTGAGGCAGCCCCCCTCCACGAGTTCGGCGACATCACCACCGACATGGAGAACATGCAGGTTGTCGTGCACCTCAACACGAAAGTCTGCGACAAGCGCAAGATCACCCCTGCCGAGATCATGGAAGTGGGCCCGAAAAAGATCCGGGACCGCCGCCATTACCGGGATTTCGAGCACGAGATCGACGAGGCCAACGCGACCATCATCTTCTCCCCCAAAGACAAGGAGAGTTACCAGAACCTCTTCCAGCTTGCAGAGCACGTCAGAAACGTGATCGTGCAGGGCATTGACGACATCCTCCGGGTCGTCGTCAGAAAAGAGACCGGAGAGTATATACTTTATACTGAAGGCTCCAACCTTAAAGACGTATTTGATGTCGTTGGTGTGGACACCACACGGACCCGCACGAATAACATCAGTGAGATTGCATCAGTGCTCGGTGTCGAGGCAGCGAGGAACGCGATCATCCATGAAGCGGTTTCAACCCTGAACGAACAGGGTATCCTTGTGGATGTCCGCCACCTCATGCTCGTCTCAGACATGATGTGCATGGAAGGCGAAGTCAAGCAGATCGGCCGTCACGGGATTGCGGGCGAGAAGGAGAGCGTTCTCTCCCGTGCCGCATTCGAAGTGACCGTCAACCACCTGCTCGATGCCGCTGTTGCAAATGAAGTCGATGAACTGAGCGGTGTTACCGAGAATGTCATCGTCGGCCAGCCGATCCTGCTGGGAACCGGCGATGTGAAACTGATCGCAGTCAGACAACACAACAATTAA
- a CDS encoding DNA-directed RNA polymerase subunit A' encodes MPSPKRIGQIAFGLLSPKEIREMSVRKIIWADTYDDDGFPYPQGLMDLNLGVIDPGLRCKTCDQKASECPGHFGHIELAKPVIHVGYTRLIRKLLRVTCRACGRVLLSPEEIEKVVGTEDDQTGDLLSEKDVKKERVCPHCGEQQLKINFEKPTTFSEVMIEEGKKVEHKLTPADIRARMEKIPNEDLIPLGINPDVARPEWTILTVLPVPPVTMRPSIILENGQRSEDDLTHKLVDIIRINQRFKENQDAGAPQLIIEDLWELLQYHVTTYLDNEVAGCPPARHRSGRPLKTLSQRLKGKDGRFRGSLSGKRVNFSSRTVISPDPNLSVSQVGVPRAVANEMTIPVRVTTSNIEELKQIVRNGPVRPDVNAPCGANYVIRPDNRRLRLGADNLDTVADMIEPGYTVERQLRDGDVVLFNRQPSLHRMSIMAHRVKVMEGRTFRLNPAVCPPYNADFDGDEMNMHVPQTEEARAEATILLSVHENILSPRFGGPVIGGIHDHVSGIFMLTHDLRWFTKEEALYLLRYSGIERMPAPGKVEEGVEYWSNKQVFSSILPESLNMVFHASSCQNCDTCKKELCERDAYVRIIEGKLEVGTIDKKAIGAFDGQIINRIIRQQGMKRAAKFIDDLTKLSIRGIMIDGFSFGIDDEDLSKTEYGQIDEVLKNAALDVDRRIKIYEDGQLEPMPGRTIEETLEMQIMQVLGKARDQTGQIAGRHLGLGNSAVLMAVSGARGSMLNLTQMAGCIGQQSVRGERIVRGYDDRTLPHFKKGDRGSDSHGFIQHSYKGGLNPTEFFFHAIGGREGLVDTAVRTSQSGYLQRRMINALQDLKVAYDGTVRTTGGRIIQFEYGEDGTDPTKSAFGDPVDVKGIVESILKEEC; translated from the coding sequence ATGCCCAGCCCAAAACGAATCGGACAAATTGCATTCGGGTTATTATCCCCAAAAGAGATCCGCGAGATGAGCGTGCGGAAGATCATCTGGGCAGACACCTACGACGATGACGGGTTCCCGTACCCCCAGGGGCTCATGGACCTGAATCTCGGTGTCATCGACCCCGGTCTCCGGTGCAAGACCTGCGACCAGAAGGCAAGCGAATGTCCCGGCCACTTCGGCCACATCGAGCTTGCAAAGCCGGTCATCCATGTAGGATACACCCGGCTCATCAGGAAACTCCTCCGTGTCACCTGCCGCGCCTGCGGCCGGGTGCTCCTCTCCCCCGAGGAGATCGAGAAAGTAGTCGGTACCGAGGACGACCAGACCGGTGACCTGCTCTCCGAGAAAGATGTCAAGAAGGAGCGCGTCTGCCCCCACTGCGGCGAACAGCAGCTCAAGATCAACTTCGAGAAGCCAACAACGTTCTCCGAGGTCATGATCGAAGAGGGCAAGAAGGTGGAGCACAAGCTCACGCCCGCCGACATACGCGCGCGAATGGAGAAGATCCCAAACGAGGACTTGATCCCGCTCGGTATCAACCCCGATGTTGCCCGCCCCGAATGGACGATCCTCACCGTCCTTCCGGTTCCCCCGGTCACGATGCGGCCCTCGATCATCCTTGAGAACGGGCAGCGGTCGGAAGACGACCTGACCCACAAGCTCGTGGATATCATCCGTATCAACCAGAGGTTCAAGGAGAACCAGGATGCAGGAGCCCCCCAGCTGATCATCGAAGATCTCTGGGAACTCCTCCAGTACCACGTCACCACCTATCTCGACAACGAAGTTGCTGGATGTCCCCCGGCCCGCCACCGCAGCGGCAGGCCCTTAAAAACCCTCTCGCAGCGACTGAAGGGAAAAGACGGCCGGTTCCGTGGTTCCCTGTCAGGCAAGCGTGTGAATTTCTCCTCCCGTACGGTTATCTCACCGGACCCGAACCTCTCGGTCTCCCAGGTGGGAGTACCCCGGGCTGTTGCAAACGAGATGACGATCCCGGTCCGGGTCACCACCTCCAACATCGAGGAACTCAAGCAGATTGTCCGGAACGGCCCTGTCCGCCCGGACGTCAATGCTCCCTGCGGCGCCAACTATGTCATCCGTCCCGACAACCGCCGGCTCCGGCTGGGTGCTGACAACCTCGATACCGTTGCAGACATGATCGAGCCCGGTTACACGGTCGAACGCCAGCTCCGCGACGGGGATGTCGTGCTCTTCAACCGTCAGCCCTCGCTGCACCGGATGAGCATCATGGCCCACCGCGTCAAGGTCATGGAAGGCAGGACCTTCCGGCTCAACCCGGCCGTCTGCCCCCCGTACAACGCCGACTTCGACGGGGATGAAATGAACATGCACGTCCCGCAGACCGAAGAGGCGCGGGCCGAGGCAACCATCCTCCTCTCCGTCCACGAGAACATCTTATCCCCGCGTTTCGGCGGCCCGGTCATCGGTGGCATCCACGACCACGTATCGGGTATCTTCATGCTCACGCATGACCTCCGCTGGTTCACCAAGGAGGAAGCCCTCTACCTTCTCCGGTACTCCGGCATCGAGCGGATGCCTGCTCCCGGGAAAGTCGAAGAGGGCGTTGAATACTGGTCCAATAAACAGGTATTCTCCTCCATCCTGCCGGAAAGCCTCAACATGGTCTTCCACGCCAGCTCATGCCAGAACTGCGACACCTGCAAGAAAGAGCTCTGCGAGCGGGATGCCTATGTCCGCATCATCGAAGGCAAGCTCGAAGTGGGTACCATCGACAAGAAAGCCATCGGGGCATTCGACGGCCAGATCATCAACCGCATCATCCGCCAGCAGGGCATGAAGCGGGCGGCCAAGTTCATCGATGACTTGACCAAGCTCTCCATCCGCGGTATCATGATCGACGGTTTCTCGTTCGGTATCGATGACGAAGACCTCTCCAAGACCGAGTACGGCCAGATCGACGAGGTTTTGAAGAACGCAGCCCTCGATGTCGACCGCCGTATCAAGATCTACGAGGACGGCCAGCTCGAACCCATGCCCGGCCGGACCATCGAGGAAACCCTCGAGATGCAGATCATGCAGGTGCTGGGTAAAGCCCGTGACCAGACCGGTCAGATTGCAGGCCGGCACCTTGGTCTCGGGAACAGCGCAGTGCTGATGGCAGTCTCCGGTGCCCGTGGTTCCATGCTGAACCTGACCCAGATGGCCGGTTGTATCGGCCAGCAGTCCGTCCGTGGTGAGCGTATCGTCCGTGGTTACGACGACCGCACCCTCCCGCACTTCAAGAAGGGCGACCGTGGATCCGACTCCCACGGGTTCATCCAGCACAGCTACAAAGGCGGCCTGAACCCGACCGAGTTCTTCTTCCACGCCATCGGTGGCCGTGAAGGTCTCGTCGACACTGCAGTCCGTACATCCCAGAGCGGTTACCTCCAGAGAAGGATGATCAACGCGCTCCAGGACCTCAAGGTTGCATACGACGGCACGGTCAGGACAACCGGTGGCCGTATCATCCAGTTCGAATACGGTGAGGACGGGACTGACCCGACCAAGAGCGCATTCGGCGACCCGGTGGATGTCAAAGGCATTGTTGAAAGTATCCTCAAGGAGGAGTGCTGA
- a CDS encoding PEGA domain-containing protein: MKTAIISILLVLFLIAVPVSADDSAGTTATTATTTAATTTAAETTTAATTAAATEATTAATTADTTTATTEATTAVTTATTTDAATTVTTEVTTEVTTEVTTATTTATTEVNGSIYIGSYPSLASVYLDSVYQGTTPLTISSIAAGSYTILLELSGYADWSESVTVTSGNQTTVYEALTANTTTTATTITTLPLRTTTESIITAAITPEKTVSHKATTIKIPTPWPTDTPKASPVELAVILGGIGMGIAVLRKK, from the coding sequence ATGAAAACCGCCATTATCTCCATTCTCCTTGTCCTGTTCCTGATAGCAGTGCCGGTGTCCGCAGATGATTCTGCAGGTACTACTGCAACGACAGCAACAACAACTGCTGCTACAACGACAGCCGCGGAAACTACAACGGCTGCAACCACCGCGGCAGCAACAGAAGCAACTACCGCTGCCACAACTGCAGACACTACCACAGCAACAACCGAAGCCACGACTGCGGTCACAACCGCCACGACAACCGATGCGGCCACCACCGTGACAACGGAAGTCACAACCGAGGTAACAACGGAAGTTACAACCGCAACAACCACTGCAACCACCGAGGTCAATGGCAGCATCTATATCGGATCCTACCCGTCCCTGGCATCCGTGTACCTGGATTCCGTGTACCAGGGTACAACCCCGCTGACGATTTCCAGCATTGCTGCCGGCAGCTACACCATACTCCTTGAGTTGAGCGGCTATGCCGACTGGTCGGAGAGTGTTACCGTTACATCAGGAAACCAGACAACCGTGTACGAGGCGCTGACAGCCAACACGACAACAACGGCAACAACCATAACAACGCTTCCATTGCGGACAACGACAGAATCCATAATTACAGCTGCCATTACCCCGGAGAAGACCGTTTCGCACAAGGCAACAACTATCAAAATCCCTACACCCTGGCCAACGGATACCCCGAAGGCCTCCCCGGTGGAGCTTGCGGTTATCCTGGGCGGTATCGGTATGGGAATAGCGGTATTGCGCAAAAAATAA
- a CDS encoding DUF473 domain-containing protein produces the protein MKCAALTSISPEVIKDLKTGRPRTIELLSTHNIVTIAEVEPGPETHIFMTSVDTEDLSPGDAGICVYVLATALSMKRIVEFTQGSYYQERERMSARVQVKFCATSVVKEVFNEGLCKPTAVEVLKSSCYHAG, from the coding sequence ATGAAATGCGCAGCGTTAACCAGCATCTCTCCTGAAGTAATCAAGGATCTCAAGACCGGCCGGCCCCGGACCATTGAACTCTTGAGCACGCACAATATCGTGACCATCGCCGAAGTGGAGCCGGGCCCCGAAACCCATATCTTCATGACCTCGGTGGACACCGAGGATCTCTCCCCCGGCGATGCAGGGATCTGTGTCTATGTCCTTGCCACCGCCCTCAGCATGAAACGGATCGTGGAATTCACACAGGGGTCCTATTACCAGGAGCGGGAGCGGATGTCAGCCCGGGTGCAGGTGAAGTTCTGTGCAACTTCCGTTGTAAAGGAAGTGTTCAACGAGGGTCTCTGCAAACCCACTGCCGTGGAAGTGCTCAAGTCCTCGTGTTACCACGCCGGATAA
- a CDS encoding proteasome assembly chaperone family protein, with protein sequence MTADFSNDLKIFSKPLPTNGAAVLMGFPGSGLVGTIALQYLVDQMEFELIGSMTSKFFPPLAMMNRGLINDPVRVYARNDETCNIAAIVADIPIAPMICYEISNGILEWVAQYQPKEVLTIAGIITNEPEKRVFGVATTPEALTRIEPHTMVLPIGSISGIASSILTECKVRNIPAVGLLGETVNAPDPRASAATIEVLNKMYNLSLDIQPLIDQAVEIEQSMGKLAEEVQQSAEATPKKDLPMYG encoded by the coding sequence ATGACGGCAGACTTCTCAAACGATCTGAAAATTTTTTCAAAACCGCTTCCCACCAACGGGGCAGCGGTCCTCATGGGCTTTCCCGGCAGCGGGCTTGTGGGTACGATCGCGCTCCAGTACCTGGTTGACCAGATGGAGTTTGAGCTGATCGGGTCGATGACGTCGAAATTTTTCCCGCCTCTTGCCATGATGAACCGGGGCCTGATCAATGATCCGGTCCGGGTGTACGCCAGGAACGATGAGACGTGCAATATTGCAGCCATCGTTGCCGACATCCCCATTGCCCCCATGATCTGTTACGAGATCTCGAACGGGATCCTGGAATGGGTTGCCCAGTACCAGCCAAAAGAGGTTCTCACGATTGCAGGCATAATAACCAATGAACCCGAGAAACGGGTCTTTGGCGTGGCAACAACACCGGAAGCCCTGACCCGGATCGAGCCGCATACCATGGTCCTTCCCATCGGCAGCATCTCGGGGATTGCATCGAGCATCCTGACGGAATGCAAGGTCCGGAACATCCCCGCGGTGGGTCTCCTTGGCGAAACGGTCAATGCACCGGATCCGCGGGCATCGGCAGCAACGATCGAGGTGCTCAACAAGATGTACAACCTGTCCCTCGATATCCAGCCCTTAATCGACCAGGCGGTCGAGATCGAGCAGAGCATGGGAAAACTGGCCGAAGAAGTCCAGCAGTCTGCTGAAGCCACGCCGAAAAAAGATCTTCCAATGTACGGGTGA
- a CDS encoding PEGA domain-containing protein has protein sequence MILLLPAAVAAVGNISVSSTPSGATIYLDGLSTGHTSAYTIEDVTSGSHTVLLKLSGYSDASQNVQVVDNQTSTVSATLTAVASAPSISAITPAYGYNTGIVSITGLTGTGFVSTPSVVLSKSGESNITASSVSATSTQITCTFDLNGKTAGTWNVIVTNPDGQSATKTGAFEVRVPTSAITLSSISPSSANTNTTVTISSLVGTNFAGTPTLYLKRSGYNDIPGTITSTSTTTIAGSFDLSQRTPGDYQVCVMNSGMDAVCGLTFTITSPNSVANGTITVGSSPSGATVYLGAVKKGTTPLTLYDIVPGTYFIRMQKTDYADYTKEFTVTAGNKTEVYGYLSTAATYTTTPTTVPVTYTTVTTVKTTKKTTVPTPWPSATTPASPVSPLLIIGAVGLGFVILRRD, from the coding sequence ATGATCCTGCTGCTCCCTGCAGCCGTTGCTGCGGTGGGCAATATTTCCGTGAGTTCAACTCCCTCCGGGGCAACTATCTATCTGGACGGGCTTTCTACAGGACATACATCTGCTTATACCATTGAAGACGTGACCAGTGGTTCCCATACGGTCTTACTGAAATTATCCGGATACTCGGACGCTTCCCAGAATGTACAGGTAGTCGATAATCAGACCAGTACCGTTTCTGCCACCCTTACAGCGGTCGCTTCCGCCCCCTCAATCTCCGCGATCACTCCGGCATATGGATACAACACGGGAATTGTCAGCATCACCGGGCTCACCGGAACGGGATTTGTATCAACGCCCTCGGTTGTACTCTCCAAATCCGGCGAGAGCAACATCACCGCTTCAAGCGTCTCTGCAACCTCCACCCAGATAACCTGCACGTTCGATCTCAACGGGAAAACTGCAGGTACCTGGAACGTGATTGTTACAAACCCGGACGGGCAATCCGCAACAAAGACAGGGGCCTTTGAGGTCCGCGTCCCGACATCTGCAATAACCCTTTCTTCAATATCTCCGTCAAGCGCCAATACCAATACTACCGTCACCATTTCCAGTCTTGTCGGAACCAATTTTGCAGGAACACCCACGCTCTACCTGAAGAGGTCCGGTTACAATGACATACCGGGAACAATCACCTCAACCTCAACTACTACAATTGCCGGATCTTTTGATCTGAGCCAGCGCACGCCGGGTGATTATCAGGTCTGCGTTATGAACAGCGGCATGGATGCGGTCTGCGGCCTGACGTTCACCATCACGTCTCCCAATTCAGTGGCGAACGGCACGATCACGGTCGGGTCCAGTCCCTCGGGAGCAACGGTCTACCTGGGTGCAGTCAAGAAAGGCACAACCCCGCTGACACTCTATGATATCGTGCCGGGCACATATTTCATCCGGATGCAGAAGACCGATTACGCCGATTATACAAAAGAGTTTACGGTAACCGCGGGCAATAAGACCGAAGTCTACGGATATCTCTCTACTGCTGCAACCTACACGACAACGCCAACGACTGTGCCTGTCACCTACACAACCGTGACCACCGTGAAGACCACCAAGAAAACCACGGTCCCGACACCCTGGCCGAGCGCAACTACACCGGCCTCACCCGTCAGCCCCCTTTTGATCATCGGCGCTGTCGGGCTTGGATTTGTCATCCTGCGCCGGGATTAA
- a CDS encoding NusA-like transcription termination signal-binding factor has translation MGEVVLTEDCMRLISQFESLTGAGSRDCVVDDRNGRLIFVINPGDMGLAIGKKGASIKKASEVMGKKIEVVEYNSNVEQFIKNCFLPAQVTSILFEGEPDAQTATVEVRDEDRGIAIGKDGKNIFKAKKLTLRQHNIVDVQILQKPMDGQSDDGQSHL, from the coding sequence ATGGGCGAAGTGGTACTGACTGAAGACTGCATGCGCCTCATCTCCCAGTTCGAGAGCCTGACCGGCGCCGGAAGCCGCGACTGCGTGGTCGATGACCGCAACGGCCGGCTCATCTTTGTCATCAACCCCGGGGACATGGGCCTTGCTATCGGCAAGAAAGGTGCCTCCATCAAGAAAGCCTCAGAAGTGATGGGCAAGAAGATCGAAGTTGTGGAATACAACAGCAACGTGGAACAGTTCATCAAGAACTGCTTCCTGCCAGCCCAGGTCACGTCCATCCTGTTCGAAGGCGAACCCGATGCGCAGACCGCAACGGTCGAAGTGCGGGACGAAGACCGCGGGATCGCCATCGGCAAGGATGGCAAGAACATCTTCAAGGCAAAGAAGCTGACCCTGCGCCAGCACAACATCGTGGATGTCCAGATCCTGCAAAAACCCATGGATGGCCAGTCCGACGACGGGCAGAGCCACCTGTAA
- a CDS encoding zinc-ribbon domain-containing protein, with protein MPYCPECGKSVSETAKFCRNCGASQAEETAGETPAVKSPPENPVCNTCKTILLPGDKFCSTCGEKIAPPAPVPASVQDDEPVPGPEPVCASCGAVLGSDARFCGSCGIPAGAQPPVQEPVPEPVPEPVPEPAERPDEYLCPACGSRLKGTEKFCGICGKAAAAVRPESPAPPAANVCGSCGETLGENAKFCGICGAAAGTSVPAAPATVPPADSEPATPPGGESVLGVIPNAKKMKMFGASWDTYTIVVTPRRMILAQMTQAMLNAAVAEANLKAKAEGKGFFGIMGSQMAASFGFGKRYEKMPPEEAMHETPKNFAIENQRITAIKLKLIDTENAGMDGREFKMLIESMDGKFEYVIAEDDRFATLLQTAYGERVKMPSGLFKAGPVRVKFF; from the coding sequence ATGCCCTACTGCCCTGAATGCGGAAAAAGCGTATCAGAAACGGCAAAATTCTGCCGGAACTGCGGTGCATCGCAGGCAGAAGAGACTGCAGGAGAGACCCCGGCGGTAAAAAGCCCCCCGGAAAACCCGGTCTGCAACACCTGTAAAACCATTCTTCTTCCCGGGGATAAATTCTGCAGCACCTGCGGTGAGAAGATCGCCCCGCCTGCTCCTGTTCCGGCATCAGTACAGGATGATGAACCGGTTCCCGGGCCGGAGCCGGTCTGTGCTTCCTGCGGGGCAGTATTGGGGAGTGACGCCAGGTTCTGCGGATCCTGCGGGATCCCGGCCGGTGCACAGCCTCCGGTCCAGGAACCGGTACCAGAACCGGTACCAGAACCGGTACCAGAACCGGCTGAAAGACCCGATGAGTATCTCTGTCCAGCATGCGGCAGCCGGCTGAAGGGCACCGAGAAGTTCTGCGGGATCTGCGGCAAGGCTGCAGCCGCAGTCCGGCCGGAGTCACCGGCACCCCCGGCAGCAAATGTCTGCGGATCCTGCGGAGAGACGCTTGGTGAGAACGCAAAATTTTGCGGGATCTGTGGCGCAGCGGCCGGTACCTCCGTTCCCGCAGCACCGGCAACAGTCCCACCCGCTGATTCTGAACCCGCAACGCCTCCTGGCGGGGAGAGCGTTCTTGGCGTTATCCCGAATGCCAAGAAGATGAAGATGTTCGGAGCATCCTGGGATACTTATACCATTGTCGTAACCCCCCGCCGGATGATCCTTGCCCAGATGACGCAGGCGATGCTGAACGCGGCGGTAGCGGAGGCTAATCTTAAGGCGAAAGCCGAAGGAAAAGGGTTTTTCGGAATAATGGGCAGCCAGATGGCAGCCTCGTTCGGATTCGGGAAACGGTACGAAAAGATGCCCCCCGAGGAGGCCATGCATGAAACGCCCAAGAACTTTGCTATCGAGAACCAGCGTATCACAGCCATCAAGCTCAAACTTATCGACACGGAGAATGCCGGCATGGACGGGCGCGAGTTCAAGATGCTCATCGAGTCCATGGATGGCAAGTTCGAATACGTGATTGCCGAGGACGACCGGTTTGCGACCCTGCTCCAGACCGCGTATGGCGAGCGGGTGAAGATGCCGTCCGGTCTCTTCAAGGCAGGTCCTGTACGGGTCAAATTCTTCTGA
- a CDS encoding 50S ribosomal protein L30e, whose product MDFNASLRRAIKTGNVILGQNNTEKCIKEGKAQMVVIAGNCPAAFTSKLSAYENLFIHTFEGSSVALGKACGKPFMVSTLAIVTPGESDILSLKRA is encoded by the coding sequence ATGGATTTTAATGCTTCACTCAGAAGAGCTATCAAGACAGGAAATGTAATTCTTGGCCAGAACAACACAGAGAAATGCATCAAAGAGGGCAAAGCCCAGATGGTTGTCATAGCAGGTAACTGCCCGGCAGCATTCACATCCAAACTTTCTGCCTACGAAAACCTCTTCATCCACACATTCGAGGGCTCCAGCGTGGCACTCGGCAAAGCCTGCGGTAAACCGTTCATGGTCAGCACCCTTGCCATCGTCACCCCGGGCGAATCAGATATTCTTTCCCTTAAGAGGGCATGA